DNA sequence from the Chitinophaga flava genome:
CGGTGCAGAAGGCGCGGAAAACCGCAACGATGTGAAAGTGTTCCGTGTGTCAGAAATGTATCTCATCCGCGCAGAAGCCTATCAACACCTGGGGCAGCTGGCGGAAGCAACAGAAGACCTGAATACGCTGCGCCTGGCCCGTATTACAGGATACGAAACACAAACCTACACCGATCCTAAAAAACTACTGAACGATATACTGGTGGAAAGATTCCGGGAACTGCCCTTCGAAGGGCACCGGTACTATGACCTGAAAAGACTGGGATTACCGATACAAAGGGATGAGGCCGACCTGCAAGCCGGAGATACACAGACAGACCTGTCAACTTCCGCACTGTATTACTACCTGCCTATCCCGCAGTCAGAAGTATTGAGTAATCCAAACATTAAACCCAACAACAAAGGTTGGTAAGCGATCAACGGACGTAATATCGAAAAATGGGGCTTTATTAACAGAAATAGGAATATGATGGGGGCGGTTTTCTACCGCCCCTTATTTTTTATATAGATTTGAGATATTGAATGATTTCCTTCACTTCTTCCTGTTTTAAGATTTCAAAGTTGGGATGATGACGTATATGCTGCCATTTCTCATACACTTCCATGGCTGTTTTATCGCCACTATCACGTAGTGCATCTCCGTTGGTGATCATCTTGTACAACCATTCTTCACTTCTTATTTTTCCGATTCCCTCCATTTTAGGACCTACCAGATCGACTTTAGCATTATGGCAAGATGCGCAGTTTTGTAAAAAAAGAGCTTTGCCTTCCAGGGGATTCTTCGCCATCAGCTTGTCATATGCAGCCTTATCAATGATCTTTGTCTGTTTCGTTTTATAGTCGGTGATTTCTTCTTCATAAACCAGTTTTCCCTTCTGATAAAAAGAAGTAACGGCCAGCTCCGTCTCATCATCCCAGCGGTTGGTATTTTCCTTAAAAACCTGTTTTCTCGCCAGTGAGCCATCTTCATTATAAAACTTCCAGGTACCGGAGCGGAAACCATTGCGATAAAACTTTTCGAAGGCTAACTTACCACTGGTAAAAGTGGCATAGGCACGCCCTTCCGGCACTCCTTCTTTCCAGAAACGATAATCGGATATCTTTCCGTTTTCATGATATACCACATCATCGCCGGTAAGTCCTGATCCATTCTCGTGATAGTTACTGATACGCCGCCGTTTACCGCTCTCATAATATTCTTTCAGGATTTTAAGATGATGGGCGGAGTCGGGATACATTTCTGACTGTACTTTTTGCGTGCCGGGGAAATAGGTCCTTTCAACCTTTTGTGCATTGGCCAGCGATGTTGACAAGGTCAACAATAATACAGGCAGGATTTTTTTCTTCAGATTCATAGGTAATCAGGTTTTAGAAATACTTGGCGGAAAACGCCTCCCATTTGTCGTTTTCACACATGATGTATACAAAGGAAGCGCAGTAAGTTTGCAGTATCGAAACAATTAAACCGCTATACAATGTCTACCGAAAACAAAAGCACCATCACCGTAGAAAGCACTATTCACGCGCCTGTGGAAAAAGTATGGGAATACTGGACCGCGCCGGAACATATCACCCAATGGTGTTTTGCTACACCAGAATGGCATGCGCCGGAAGCACAGAACGATGTTCGCACCGGCGGTAAATTCAACACTACCATGGCTGCCAGAGATGGTAGCTTCAGCTTCGATTTTGGCGGTGTATATACTGATGTAAAAGAACATGAACTGATCGAATACGCCCTCGCTGACAACAGAAAGGTAAGAATCACTTTCAGTGCAGAAGGCAACAACACCAAAGTAGTGGAAACATTTGATCCGGAAGATACCAATCCGCTGGAAATGCAACGCGGCGGATGGCAGGCCATCCTTGACAACTTCCGTAAATATACCGAAGCCAATTAATGGCCTATGTCCGGAATGTACCGTTGCTGCTGCATTCCGGACATACTATACAAAAGGAACTTCTTCCAGTCGCGTCCTCGTATATTCGAGACCGGTAGTATAGATGGCATCGAATTTACCGAAGTCGAACATACCGAACTTTCCTAACCCTGCCGGCTCTACGAAATAGCTGCACAACATTTTACTTTTCTGTACCGGCTCCCGGATAGCCATGTGTAAAGTCCGCTCTACATTGGCCATAAACCCACCTGCCGGATCATAAGGTATGAGCGGATTGACGTGTACACCAATCACATCTTTATACTGATGCAGCAAAGGTTCTACCGGCAGGTTACCGGAAAGTCCGCCATCCACATAAGCCACCCCTTCGATATCCACCGGCTGAAACAACAGCGGAATGGAAGATGCCGCCAGGATAGCGGGTATCAGCGGCCCCCTGTCGAAAACAGCCTGTTCACCTGTAACAAAATTGGTAGCCGTAATATACAAGGGTAACGGTAACGATTCGAAAGTAGTATGCCGCAGCGTTTTCTGCAGCACCTGCTCTACCTTCTTCAACGACAAAAAACCGGAACGCCAGTTTTTCCACTCCATAGACAGTCCCAGCTTATGTTGCTGAAAGATCGTTCTTACCTCATCAGTCTGGTAACCATCACAGATAAAGGCCGCAGCGATAGAACCAGCGCTGGTGGCCGCAATAGCTTCGGGAAAAATTTGTTTTTCGGCAAAGGCTTTTAATACACCCAGGTGGGCATAACCGCGGGCACCACCACCAGACAAAACAAAAGGACGCAGCACAGGTACTTGGGATAAGGTTGAATTCATGCGCTCAATATAGAAAATTTTAATACACCGAAACATTTCTCCCGTTCATTTCCGGACAAACGGTTGTCCATATACGAACACCGGTTTCAGCTACAGCCCTGTAATACAGGTACTTTAACAGGTGGCAATGTTATTGTATATTCCCATTCCAACCAATTACCGCGTTATGCTGCTCAACTACCT
Encoded proteins:
- a CDS encoding patatin-like phospholipase family protein, translated to MNSTLSQVPVLRPFVLSGGGARGYAHLGVLKAFAEKQIFPEAIAATSAGSIAAAFICDGYQTDEVRTIFQQHKLGLSMEWKNWRSGFLSLKKVEQVLQKTLRHTTFESLPLPLYITATNFVTGEQAVFDRGPLIPAILAASSIPLLFQPVDIEGVAYVDGGLSGNLPVEPLLHQYKDVIGVHVNPLIPYDPAGGFMANVERTLHMAIREPVQKSKMLCSYFVEPAGLGKFGMFDFGKFDAIYTTGLEYTRTRLEEVPFV
- a CDS encoding SRPBCC family protein, which translates into the protein MSTENKSTITVESTIHAPVEKVWEYWTAPEHITQWCFATPEWHAPEAQNDVRTGGKFNTTMAARDGSFSFDFGGVYTDVKEHELIEYALADNRKVRITFSAEGNNTKVVETFDPEDTNPLEMQRGGWQAILDNFRKYTEAN
- a CDS encoding c-type cytochrome translates to MNLKKKILPVLLLTLSTSLANAQKVERTYFPGTQKVQSEMYPDSAHHLKILKEYYESGKRRRISNYHENGSGLTGDDVVYHENGKISDYRFWKEGVPEGRAYATFTSGKLAFEKFYRNGFRSGTWKFYNEDGSLARKQVFKENTNRWDDETELAVTSFYQKGKLVYEEEITDYKTKQTKIIDKAAYDKLMAKNPLEGKALFLQNCASCHNAKVDLVGPKMEGIGKIRSEEWLYKMITNGDALRDSGDKTAMEVYEKWQHIRHHPNFEILKQEEVKEIIQYLKSI